In one Chloroflexota bacterium genomic region, the following are encoded:
- a CDS encoding cytochrome C: MSTQQMSTEKPRTFIRFDLSARIEHILLIISFGMLCLTGLPQKFHNYAWAQTLMNGMGGIKTVQTMHHFFAYMMGIETVYHVLALIRSIFIKKSPNRFSMIPGLKDITDALRHLGYNLGLVKELPKYDRFNWKEKVEYWALVWGTLVMFLTGAILMWPEIITRWLPGYFIPAAKAAHGGEALLAFLAILVWHMYNAHLAQGKMPLDTTIFTGKVSEERMRHEYPLEYERILAREKKAEAKKA; this comes from the coding sequence ATGAGCACACAACAGATGAGCACCGAGAAGCCGCGGACTTTCATCCGCTTTGACTTGAGCGCCCGCATTGAGCACATTCTGCTCATCATCTCGTTCGGCATGCTGTGCCTGACGGGCCTGCCGCAGAAGTTCCACAACTACGCCTGGGCGCAGACCCTGATGAATGGGATGGGCGGGATCAAAACCGTCCAAACCATGCACCACTTCTTTGCCTACATGATGGGGATTGAGACGGTGTACCATGTGCTGGCCCTGATTCGGAGCATCTTCATCAAGAAGTCGCCGAATCGGTTCTCCATGATCCCCGGCCTCAAGGACATCACAGACGCGCTGCGCCACCTGGGCTACAACCTGGGCCTGGTCAAGGAACTGCCGAAGTACGACCGGTTCAACTGGAAGGAGAAGGTGGAGTACTGGGCGCTGGTTTGGGGCACCCTCGTCATGTTCCTGACCGGCGCGATCCTTATGTGGCCCGAGATCATCACCCGTTGGCTGCCCGGCTATTTCATCCCCGCGGCGAAGGCGGCCCACGGCGGCGAGGCGCTCCTGGCGTTCCTGGCGATCCTCGTCTGGCACATGTACAACGCGCACCTGGCCCAAGGCAAGATGCCCCTGGACACCACCATCTTCACGGGCAAGGTGAGTGAAGAGCGCATGCGCCACGAGTATCCGCTGGAGTACGAGCGCATCCTGGCCCGCGAGAAGAAGGCGGAGGCGAAGAAGGCCTAG